In the Loxodonta africana isolate mLoxAfr1 chromosome 1, mLoxAfr1.hap2, whole genome shotgun sequence genome, one interval contains:
- the PPP1R18 gene encoding phostensin, with protein MATIPDWKLQLLARRRQEEAAMRGREKAEQERLSQMPAWKRGLLERRRAKLGLSLGEPSPVPWTAEAGPPDADESAVLLEAIGPVHQNRFIRQERQQQQQQQRSEELLAERRPGLLEAREPRPSPGETRDQSPKGRESREERLSPREAREKMLGTRGARESSPRPLEAQDWRPSPREMGDRNSRQSEARKWRLSPGETPERSLRLAEPQEQSPRRKEVVESRLSPGESGSQQLGLTEAHKWRPDCGESQEQSSVQLEASQWRPSSGEESKDFSGECGKKEDRPIPGMVPEEITGLSETLTREARDSSPGGVEAAEQRPGLVEDGERGLRLTEGWKWTLNSGKVQEWTPRDTETQTQKPEPSESAEKRLGPPGVEPGEGEAEEEETGALGRPLSILQNRCSVPSPLPPEDAGTGGPRQQEEEAVELRPPPPAPLSPPPLAPPVPQPPGDPLMSRLFYGVKAGPGVGGPRRSGHTFTVNPRRSVPPATPATPAAPSTADAAVLGTGKKRYPTAEEILVLGGYLRLSRSCLVKGSPERQHKQLKISFSETALETTYQYPSESSVLEELGPEPEIPSAPGPAAAQPDEDEDEEELLLLQRELQGGLRTKALIVDESCRR; from the exons TGTGCCCTGGACTGCGGAGGCTGGACCTCCAGACGCAGACGAGTCTGCTGTCCTCCTGGAGGCCATCGGACCAGTGCACCAGAACCGATTCATCCGGCAGGAGcgacagcagcagcaacagcagcagcggAGTGAAGAGCTGCTTGCTGAGAGAAGGCCCGGGCTGCTTGAGGCTCGGGAGCCAAGACCCAGCCCTGGGGAGACTCGGGATCAGAGCCCCAAGGGACGAGAGTCAAGAGAAGAGAGGCTCAGCCCTAGGGAGGCCAGAGAGAAGATGCTGGGGACACGGGGAGCCCGAGAGTCTAGCCCCAGACCTTTAGAGGCTCAGGACTGGAGGCCAAGTCCAAGAGAGATGGGAGATAGGAACTCCCGACAGTCAGAGGCACGGAAATGGAGACTGAGCCCTGGAGAGACTCCAGAGAGGAGTCTAAGACTGGCAGAGCCTCAAGAACAAAGCCCCAGGAGGAAAGAGGTGGTGGAAAGTAGACTGAGCCCAGGGGAGTCTGGCAGCCAGCAGCTGGGCCTGACAGAGGCCCATAAATGGAGGCCTGACTGCGGAGAGTCTCAGGAACAGAGTTCGGTACAACTAGAGGCATCACAGTGGAGGCCGAGCTCAGGAGAGGAAAGCAAAGACTTCTCGGGAGAATGtgggaaaaaagaagacaggcCAATTCCAGGGATGGTCCCAGAAGAGATTACAGGGCTATCAGAGACCCTAACAAGGGAGGCTCGAGACAGCAGCCCCGGAGGAGTGGAGGCAGCAGAGCAGAGGCCTGGCCTAGTGGAGGACGGTGAGAGGGGCTTGAGGCTGACAGAAGGGTGGAAGTGGACCCTGAACTCCGGGAAGGTTCAAGAATGGACAcccagagacacagagacacaaactcAGAAACCAGAACCTTCAGAGTCCGCTGAGAAGCGCCTGGGGCCTCCTGGGGTAGAGCCTGGAGAAGGGGAGGctgaggaggaggagacaggggctctGGGCAGGCCTCTGAGCATCCTGCAGAACCGCTGCTCTGTGCCCTCCCCCCTCCCACCAGAGGATGCTGGGACTGGAGGCCCTCGACAGCAGGAAGAGGAAGCAGTAGAACTCCGGCCCCCGCCACCAGCCCCTCTGTCTCCCCCACCCCTAGCCCCACCTGTCCCCCAGCCCCCTGGGGATCCCCTCATGAGCCGTCTGTTCTATGGGGTAAAGGCAGGGCCAGGGGTGGGGGGCCCCCGCCGCAGTGGACACACCTTCACAGTCAACCCCCGGCGGTCTGTGCCCCCTGCAACCCCGGCCACTCCTGCAGCCCCTTCCACAGCTGATGCTGCAGTCCTTGGGACCGGGAAGAAGCGGTACCCGACTGCCGAGGAGATCTTGGTTCTAGGGGGCTACCTCCGCCTCAGCCGCAGCTGCCTTGTCAAGGGGTCCCCGGAAAGGCAACACAAACAG TTAAAGATCTCCTTCAGCGAGACGGCCCTGGAGACGACGTACCAGTACCCCTCCGAGAGTTCGGTGCTGGAAGAGCTGGGCCCAGAGCCGGAGATCCCCAGTGCCCCTGGACCCGCAGCAGCCCAGCCCGACGAAGACGAGGATGAGGAGGAGCTGCTGCTTCTGCAGCGGGAGCTCCAGGGCGGGCTGCGCACCAAGGCCCTAATAGTGG ATGAGTCCTGCCGGAGGTGA